One stretch of Xanthomonas sp. DAR 35659 DNA includes these proteins:
- the folE gene encoding GTP cyclohydrolase I FolE, producing the protein MADSDKTPSSPVTQAQAEDAVRTLLRWAGEDPTREGLLDTPRRVAEAYGDWFSGYRADPREYLMRTFEEVAGYDELIVLRDIEYESHCEHHMAPIIGKVHVGYLPRGKVVGISKLARVVEAYARRFQVQEKMTAQIAQCIQDVLQPLGVGVVVEGAHECMTTRGIHKRGVSMVTSKMLGTFREDARTRAEFLRFIDGGVR; encoded by the coding sequence ATGGCCGATTCAGACAAGACTCCCTCCTCCCCGGTGACCCAGGCGCAGGCCGAAGACGCCGTGCGCACCCTGCTGCGCTGGGCCGGCGAAGACCCCACCCGCGAGGGCCTGCTGGACACCCCGCGGCGCGTGGCCGAAGCCTACGGCGACTGGTTCAGCGGCTACCGCGCCGACCCGCGCGAGTACCTGATGCGCACCTTCGAGGAAGTGGCCGGCTACGACGAGCTGATCGTGCTGCGCGACATCGAGTACGAAAGCCACTGCGAACACCACATGGCGCCGATCATCGGCAAGGTCCATGTCGGTTACCTGCCGCGCGGCAAGGTGGTGGGCATCAGCAAGCTGGCGCGCGTGGTCGAGGCCTACGCGCGGCGCTTCCAGGTGCAGGAGAAGATGACCGCGCAGATCGCGCAGTGCATCCAGGACGTGCTGCAGCCGCTGGGCGTGGGCGTGGTGGTGGAAGGCGCGCACGAGTGCATGACCACCCGCGGCATCCACAAGCGCGGCGTCAGCATGGTCACCTCGAAGATGCTCGGCACCTTCCGCGAGGACGCGCGCACCCGCGCCGAGTTCCTGCGCTTCATCGACGGCGGCGTGCGCTGA
- a CDS encoding type II toxin-antitoxin system RelE/ParE family toxin — MSRASSRAPSRAETRSERWQRWIALAVSTLLHVLMALLLLYAAKPTMSSPQGAAGGSRMKVDFIGETKPTDRPVPPQPTPPPAHAPAHRRAARAATPVQSTLVAQSDDPVPPTDTATKGAEQTPAPTPTPQPAMPTPAPAQDTPIQSQAQTPSPPPPPTERRPQTWTGRPPGALDTDTAPDNNGLTAGPSSRGNRHDMDAAQPSLEVGGYLVYYDLGSESQLRAWQAQGMKELFILLPGTEYRMVCPLQIALDRSSGKCRALPPDSPELKGIGDARQVITMLQVYRRGELVWRGPGPYR, encoded by the coding sequence ATGAGCCGCGCGTCGAGCCGAGCGCCCAGCCGGGCCGAGACCCGCAGCGAGCGCTGGCAGCGCTGGATCGCCTTGGCCGTCAGCACGCTGCTGCACGTGCTGATGGCCTTGCTGCTGCTGTACGCGGCCAAGCCGACCATGTCCTCGCCGCAGGGCGCGGCCGGCGGCAGCCGGATGAAGGTGGATTTCATCGGCGAGACCAAGCCCACCGATCGCCCGGTGCCGCCGCAACCGACCCCGCCGCCGGCCCACGCCCCCGCCCATCGGCGCGCCGCGCGCGCCGCCACGCCCGTGCAATCCACCCTGGTCGCGCAATCCGACGACCCGGTGCCGCCGACCGACACCGCCACCAAGGGCGCCGAGCAGACCCCGGCGCCCACGCCCACGCCGCAACCGGCAATGCCCACGCCGGCGCCGGCCCAGGACACCCCGATCCAGAGTCAGGCGCAGACTCCCAGCCCCCCACCGCCGCCGACCGAGCGCCGACCGCAGACCTGGACCGGCCGCCCGCCCGGCGCGCTCGACACCGACACCGCCCCGGACAACAACGGCCTGACCGCCGGCCCGAGCAGCCGCGGCAATCGCCACGACATGGACGCCGCCCAACCCAGCCTGGAGGTCGGCGGCTATCTGGTCTATTACGACCTGGGCAGCGAGAGCCAGTTGCGCGCCTGGCAGGCGCAGGGCATGAAGGAACTCTTCATCCTGCTGCCCGGCACCGAATACCGCATGGTCTGCCCGCTGCAGATCGCCCTCGACCGCAGCTCCGGCAAATGCCGCGCGCTGCCGCCGGACTCGCCGGAACTCAAGGGCATCGGCGACGCCCGCCAGGTCATCACCATGCTGCAGGTCTACCGCCGCGGCGAACTGGTCTGGCGCGGCCCCGGCCCGTATCGCTGA
- a CDS encoding methyl-accepting chemotaxis protein, whose product MHAFSNLRIGQRLALGFLSIIVLMVLLTVVGIQRVHSIDRRLTAINEVNSVKQRYAINFRGSVHDRAIALRDVVLLDDAAGRQATEQLIDKLAADYRRSAQPLDALLAASTDPREKAILQRIQGVEQRTMPLIAQVRGLRQAGDDAQARTLLLQQARPAFVDWLASINAFIDLQEAKNRQAAKEAMATARGFALLMIGCTVLALLLGTAIAIGLTRSVVLPLRQALRLAERIGAGDLGSPDTATANDESGQLLRAMQQMQRRLHEVISAQREMATRHDAGAISYRMDAQRFPGEYGRMVADTNALVDAHVQTQLRITEVMGRYAIGDLSQDIAPYPGEKAAITAAMQRVKQNLHAINVQIQALAEAACAGDFAHRGQPEKFEHAFRTMVENLDTMMATADTNLAKFSALLRSIADGDLTVRMSGHFHGVFATMRDDANSTVRQLTDIVAHIQRSTNSIGFAAEDIASGNQELAQRSEQQAASLEETAASMEELTSTVKQNAEHAQRANQLALGAAGVATEGRDVVGQAVDTMNGIEAASKRISDIISVIDGIAFQTNILALNAAVEAARAGEQGKGFAVVASEVGTLAHRASSAAKEIKTLIDDSVQRVSHGAALVHKAGATMDQVVASVQHVTDIMGHISAASREQAHGIEQVNQTIARMDETTQQNVALVEEASTAAQALEEHAAQLTQAVEVFKVGAHV is encoded by the coding sequence ATGCACGCCTTCTCGAATCTGCGCATCGGCCAGCGCCTGGCCCTCGGCTTCCTCTCGATCATCGTGCTGATGGTCCTGCTCACCGTGGTCGGCATCCAGCGCGTCCACAGCATCGACCGGCGCCTGACCGCCATCAACGAGGTCAACAGCGTCAAGCAGCGCTACGCGATCAACTTCCGCGGCAGCGTGCACGACCGCGCCATCGCCCTGCGCGACGTGGTACTGCTGGACGACGCGGCCGGCCGCCAGGCCACCGAGCAACTGATCGACAAGCTGGCCGCGGACTACCGGCGCTCGGCGCAACCGCTCGACGCGCTGCTCGCCGCCTCCACCGATCCGCGGGAGAAGGCCATCCTGCAGCGCATCCAGGGCGTGGAACAGCGCACCATGCCGCTGATCGCGCAGGTGCGCGGCCTGCGCCAGGCCGGCGACGACGCGCAGGCGCGCACGCTGCTGCTGCAGCAGGCGCGTCCGGCCTTCGTCGACTGGCTGGCCAGCATCAACGCCTTCATCGACCTGCAGGAGGCCAAGAACCGCCAGGCCGCCAAGGAGGCGATGGCCACCGCGCGCGGCTTCGCTCTGCTCATGATCGGCTGCACCGTGCTGGCCCTGCTGCTGGGCACCGCCATCGCGATCGGGCTCACCCGCAGCGTGGTGCTGCCGCTGCGGCAGGCGCTGCGCCTGGCCGAGCGCATCGGCGCCGGCGACCTGGGCAGCCCCGACACCGCCACCGCCAACGACGAATCCGGGCAGCTGCTGCGCGCGATGCAGCAGATGCAGCGGCGCCTGCACGAGGTCATCTCCGCGCAGCGCGAGATGGCCACCCGCCACGACGCCGGCGCCATCAGCTACCGCATGGACGCGCAGCGCTTCCCCGGCGAGTACGGGCGCATGGTCGCCGACACCAATGCCCTGGTCGACGCGCACGTGCAGACCCAGTTGCGCATCACCGAGGTGATGGGCCGCTACGCGATCGGCGACCTCAGCCAGGACATCGCCCCCTACCCCGGCGAGAAGGCCGCGATCACCGCCGCCATGCAGCGGGTGAAGCAGAACCTGCACGCGATCAACGTGCAGATCCAGGCGCTGGCCGAAGCCGCCTGCGCCGGCGACTTCGCCCATCGCGGGCAGCCGGAGAAGTTCGAGCACGCGTTCCGCACCATGGTCGAGAACCTCGACACCATGATGGCCACCGCCGACACCAACCTGGCCAAGTTCTCCGCCCTGCTGCGCAGCATCGCCGACGGCGACCTCACCGTGCGCATGAGCGGCCACTTCCACGGCGTGTTCGCGACCATGCGCGACGACGCCAACAGCACCGTGCGCCAGCTCACCGACATCGTCGCCCACATCCAGCGCAGCACCAACAGCATCGGCTTCGCCGCCGAGGACATCGCCAGCGGCAACCAGGAGCTGGCGCAGCGCAGCGAGCAGCAGGCGGCCAGCCTGGAGGAAACCGCCGCCTCGATGGAGGAACTGACCTCCACCGTGAAGCAGAACGCCGAGCACGCCCAGCGCGCCAACCAACTGGCGCTGGGCGCGGCCGGCGTGGCGACCGAAGGCCGCGACGTGGTCGGCCAGGCGGTGGACACCATGAACGGCATCGAGGCCGCGTCCAAGCGCATCTCCGACATCATCTCGGTCATCGACGGCATCGCCTTCCAGACCAACATCCTCGCGCTCAACGCCGCGGTGGAAGCCGCGCGCGCCGGCGAGCAGGGCAAGGGCTTCGCCGTGGTCGCCTCCGAAGTGGGCACCCTCGCCCATCGCGCCTCCAGCGCCGCCAAGGAGATCAAGACCCTGATCGACGATTCGGTGCAACGCGTGAGCCACGGCGCCGCGCTGGTGCACAAGGCCGGCGCCACCATGGACCAGGTGGTGGCCAGCGTGCAGCACGTCACCGACATCATGGGCCACATCTCCGCGGCCTCGCGCGAGCAGGCGCACGGCATCGAACAGGTCAACCAGACCATCGCCAGGATGGACGAGACCACCCAGCAGAACGTGGCGCTGGTGGAAGAGGCCAGCACCGCGGCGCAGGCGCTGGAGGAGCACGCCGCGCAGCTCACCCAGGCGGTGGAAGTGTTCAAGGTCGGCGCCCACGTCTGA
- a CDS encoding DUF3375 domain-containing protein — MKHRARIARYRTLREQPLWKLLAADQAPEVIGLLQTLLLETERRLPAAVLHERLQRMLDELNADELSRELPRTAQAYVAHWLAQGWLERRLPDGAQQEEYELSTQAAQAIRFADGLEHARGAATESRLALVMQQLAQLAALTETNPDARLSALRDERDRIDAEIARVTKGKVAALDGKRALERARQVIALADELTEDFRRVRDDFEQLNRDFRERIIDDEGERGEILGKLFEGVDVIGDSDAGRSFQAFWALLNDAEQSAQLDAALETVLSRGFARKLDRRERGFLRGLTGTMLERGGQVHDVMQHFARSLRGFVQSRGYLEQRRLNQLLKQAQAEALALRDHIPAQRGIGRDLNLTTSRLRSLAQWRLHDPRQQQVEGGIQRNEAAAISLDSVGDLVAQSEIDFRSLRRDLFDLLGEQPQLSIAQVLAQREASQGLGSVIGYLSLGTRHGVVAADQHEIAQWRGGDGQWRRARIPLVWFTQEKRHELA, encoded by the coding sequence ATGAAGCACCGCGCCCGTATCGCCCGCTACCGCACGCTGCGCGAGCAGCCGCTGTGGAAGCTGCTCGCCGCCGACCAGGCGCCGGAGGTGATCGGCCTGCTGCAGACCCTGCTGCTGGAAACGGAGCGGCGGCTGCCGGCGGCGGTGCTGCACGAGCGCCTGCAGCGCATGCTCGACGAGCTCAATGCCGACGAGCTGTCGCGCGAACTGCCGCGCACCGCGCAGGCCTACGTGGCGCACTGGCTGGCGCAGGGCTGGCTGGAGCGCCGGCTGCCGGACGGCGCGCAGCAGGAGGAGTACGAACTGTCCACCCAGGCCGCGCAGGCGATCCGCTTCGCCGATGGCCTGGAACACGCGCGCGGCGCGGCCACCGAAAGCCGCCTGGCGCTGGTGATGCAGCAGTTGGCGCAGTTGGCGGCGCTGACCGAGACCAACCCCGATGCGCGGCTGTCGGCGCTGCGCGACGAGCGCGACCGCATCGACGCGGAGATCGCGCGGGTGACCAAGGGCAAGGTCGCGGCGCTGGACGGCAAGCGCGCGCTGGAGCGCGCGCGCCAGGTGATCGCGCTGGCCGACGAGCTCACCGAGGACTTCCGCCGCGTGCGCGACGACTTCGAGCAGCTCAATCGCGATTTCCGCGAGCGCATCATCGACGACGAGGGCGAGCGCGGCGAGATCCTGGGCAAGCTGTTCGAGGGCGTGGACGTGATCGGCGACAGCGATGCCGGCCGCAGTTTCCAGGCGTTCTGGGCCTTGCTCAACGACGCCGAACAGAGCGCCCAGCTCGACGCGGCGCTGGAGACGGTGCTGTCGCGCGGCTTCGCGCGCAAGCTCGATCGGCGCGAGCGCGGTTTCCTGCGCGGCCTGACCGGCACCATGCTCGAACGCGGCGGCCAGGTGCACGACGTGATGCAGCATTTCGCGCGCAGCCTGCGCGGCTTCGTGCAGAGCCGCGGCTATCTGGAACAGCGCCGGCTCAACCAGTTGCTCAAGCAGGCGCAGGCCGAGGCGCTGGCGCTGCGCGACCACATTCCCGCGCAGCGCGGCATCGGCCGCGACCTCAACCTGACCACCAGCCGCCTGCGCTCGTTGGCGCAGTGGCGCCTGCACGACCCACGCCAGCAGCAGGTCGAGGGTGGCATCCAGCGCAACGAGGCGGCGGCGATCTCGCTGGACAGCGTCGGCGACCTGGTCGCGCAGTCGGAAATCGACTTCCGCAGCCTGCGCCGCGACCTGTTTGACCTGCTCGGCGAGCAGCCGCAGTTGTCCATCGCCCAGGTCCTGGCCCAGCGCGAGGCCAGCCAGGGCCTGGGCAGCGTGATCGGCTACCTGTCGCTGGGCACGCGCCATGGCGTGGTCGCCGCCGATCAGCACGAGATCGCGCAATGGCGCGGCGGCGACGGCCAGTGGCGCCGCGCGCGCATTCCGTTGGTGTGGTTCACCCAGGAGAAACGCCATGAACTGGCATGA
- a CDS encoding ATP-binding protein, translating into MKSSASTPALFAGDLPDPRLQQFRMRRLQVHNWGTFSGLTEIPIAERGFLFVGRSGSGKSTLLDAMSALLTPPSIVDFNAAAREAERSGRDRNLVSYVRGAWADQHDSESGEIATQYLRKGATWTALVLEYRDGEHRVVSLVRLFWIAGNGTAAADVRKHYMVAERAFDIATDLDGFDLDLRKLKQRLHDVHHFDSFAGYAERFRHQLGIGNEMALRLLHKTQSAKNLGDLNAFLRGFMLEEPKTFDAAERLVGDFAELDGAHQAVVTARRQVETLLPARAHHADLMAVRRQRSELDELKLGIDSYREQRRLALLDARLQELDTQDRGLAGEEGQRRAALENHQRRLDDLEAQRRAQGGERIDALERERGQLEAERDRRAAKRTQAEQACRQLEQTLAGSAHGFAEQAAQARAALEDGTRAAAELDEAIGQRIAGKAEDAKRFAEVRAEIEALKRNPSNIPAPMQALRARLSADTGVPEAALPFVGELLQVRSEESDWRGAIERVLHGFAQSLLVDERHYADVADWVNRTHLGIRLVYYRVRDNEHALAARAPAAGSLLHKLEVREHAFAGWLRRELGKRFDYDCVDSAKALRHAERAITREGQVKHPGERYEKDDRHAVNDRRRWLLGFDNRDKLALFEEEGLALAQRIAACDADVAALRARRERDGARRLAQHTLANLAWDEIDVAAPLQRLDDIATALRQLREGDANLRALGEAIDHARADIKQAERTFEGVRTERITLGAERSRLEKQRLHCADADARVVTPLQRQGLDERLAGLGVLSLDNLEAHFRQIGNALVEQTSASDKEHNRLEQLLLGCFRRYCQQWPEDSGDFTVNLSSAEDFLARLQRLERDGLPQHEARFFELLQSQSKNNLLALQRHTAEARKSIAQRLDEVNASLEQVPFNRGTLLTIELSDRRLPEVIEFHQRLRDVLGHHQTEQRELAEQQFAVLRELVRKLGSQDGEDKRWRELVLDVRLHVEFVGVELDAATRQQVEIYRSGAGKSGGQRQKLATTCLAAALRYQLGGEDGELPRYCAVVLDEAFDKADNEFTALAMNIFENFGFQMVVATPLKSVMTLEPFIGGACFVEISGRHDSGVLLIEYDEQARRLKLPERTRGATAADAPAAVAETERADAEQATSAPQRLRAHSASVVRAAAADAVMSDAAVAMVAAPQRTPSQPKPEPAAKAKAKPKAKPKAKTNPKANAKARDKAKTNTKA; encoded by the coding sequence ATGAAATCCTCCGCTTCCACGCCCGCCCTGTTCGCCGGCGATCTGCCCGATCCACGTCTCCAGCAATTCCGCATGCGCCGCCTGCAGGTGCACAACTGGGGCACGTTCTCCGGCCTGACCGAGATCCCGATCGCGGAGCGCGGCTTCCTGTTCGTCGGCCGTTCCGGCTCGGGCAAGTCCACCCTGCTCGATGCGATGTCGGCGCTGCTGACGCCGCCGAGCATCGTCGATTTCAACGCCGCCGCGCGCGAGGCCGAGCGCAGCGGCCGCGACCGCAACCTGGTGTCCTACGTGCGCGGCGCCTGGGCCGACCAGCACGACAGCGAATCGGGCGAGATCGCCACCCAGTACCTGCGCAAGGGCGCCACCTGGACCGCGCTGGTGCTGGAATACCGCGACGGCGAGCACCGCGTGGTCAGCCTGGTGCGGCTGTTCTGGATCGCCGGCAACGGCACCGCCGCGGCCGACGTGCGCAAGCACTACATGGTGGCCGAGCGCGCGTTCGACATCGCCACCGACCTGGACGGTTTCGACCTGGACCTGCGCAAGCTCAAGCAGCGCCTGCACGACGTGCACCATTTCGACAGCTTCGCCGGCTATGCCGAACGCTTCCGCCACCAGCTCGGCATCGGCAACGAGATGGCGCTGCGGCTGCTGCACAAGACCCAGTCGGCGAAGAACCTCGGTGACCTCAACGCCTTCCTGCGCGGCTTCATGCTCGAGGAGCCGAAGACCTTCGACGCGGCCGAGCGGCTGGTCGGCGACTTCGCTGAACTCGACGGCGCGCACCAGGCGGTGGTCACCGCGCGGCGCCAGGTCGAGACCCTGCTGCCGGCGCGCGCGCACCACGCCGACCTGATGGCGGTGCGCCGCCAGCGCAGCGAACTGGACGAACTCAAGCTCGGCATCGACAGCTACCGCGAGCAACGCCGGCTGGCGCTGCTGGATGCGCGGCTGCAGGAACTGGATACCCAGGACCGCGGCCTGGCCGGCGAGGAAGGGCAACGCCGCGCCGCGCTGGAGAACCATCAGCGGCGCCTGGACGATCTGGAAGCGCAGCGCCGCGCGCAGGGCGGCGAGCGCATCGATGCGCTGGAACGCGAGCGCGGCCAGCTCGAAGCCGAGCGCGACCGCCGCGCCGCCAAGCGCACCCAGGCCGAGCAGGCCTGCCGCCAGCTCGAGCAGACCCTGGCCGGCAGCGCGCATGGCTTCGCCGAGCAGGCCGCCCAGGCGCGCGCGGCGCTGGAGGACGGCACCCGCGCGGCCGCCGAACTCGACGAGGCGATCGGCCAGCGCATCGCCGGCAAGGCCGAGGACGCCAAGCGCTTCGCCGAGGTGCGCGCCGAGATCGAGGCGCTCAAGCGCAACCCCTCCAACATTCCCGCGCCGATGCAGGCGCTGCGCGCGCGCCTGAGCGCCGACACCGGTGTGCCCGAGGCCGCCCTGCCGTTCGTCGGCGAGTTGCTGCAGGTGCGCAGCGAGGAATCCGACTGGCGCGGCGCCATCGAGCGCGTGCTGCACGGCTTCGCGCAATCGTTGCTGGTGGACGAGCGTCACTATGCCGACGTGGCCGACTGGGTCAATCGCACCCACCTGGGCATCCGCCTGGTCTACTACCGGGTCCGCGACAACGAACACGCGCTGGCGGCGCGCGCGCCGGCCGCGGGTTCGCTGCTGCACAAGCTGGAGGTGCGCGAGCACGCCTTCGCCGGCTGGCTGCGCCGCGAACTGGGCAAGCGCTTCGACTACGACTGCGTGGACAGCGCCAAGGCGTTGCGCCATGCCGAGCGCGCCATCACCCGCGAAGGCCAGGTCAAGCATCCGGGCGAGCGTTACGAGAAGGACGACCGGCATGCGGTGAACGACCGCCGGCGCTGGCTGCTGGGGTTCGACAACCGCGACAAGCTGGCCTTGTTCGAGGAAGAAGGCCTGGCGCTGGCGCAGCGCATCGCCGCCTGCGACGCCGACGTGGCCGCATTGCGCGCGCGCCGCGAACGCGACGGCGCGCGGCGCCTGGCCCAGCACACCCTGGCCAACCTGGCCTGGGACGAGATCGACGTGGCCGCGCCGCTGCAGCGCCTGGACGACATCGCCACGGCGCTGCGCCAGTTGCGCGAGGGCGACGCCAACCTGCGCGCGCTGGGCGAGGCGATCGACCATGCGCGCGCCGACATCAAGCAGGCCGAGCGCACCTTCGAGGGCGTGCGGACGGAGCGCATCACCCTCGGTGCCGAACGGTCGCGGCTGGAAAAGCAGCGGCTGCACTGCGCCGACGCGGACGCGCGCGTGGTCACGCCCCTGCAGCGGCAGGGATTGGACGAGCGCCTCGCGGGCCTCGGCGTGCTGAGTCTGGACAATCTCGAGGCGCATTTCCGCCAGATCGGCAATGCCCTCGTCGAGCAGACCAGCGCCAGCGACAAGGAACACAACCGCCTGGAGCAGCTGCTGCTCGGCTGCTTCCGCCGCTATTGCCAGCAGTGGCCCGAGGACAGCGGCGATTTCACCGTGAACCTGAGCAGCGCCGAGGATTTCCTCGCGCGCCTGCAGCGCCTGGAACGCGATGGCCTGCCGCAGCACGAGGCGCGCTTCTTCGAGCTGTTGCAGAGCCAGAGCAAGAACAACCTGCTGGCCCTGCAGCGGCATACCGCCGAGGCGCGCAAGTCGATCGCCCAACGCCTGGACGAGGTCAACGCCAGCCTGGAACAGGTGCCGTTCAACCGCGGCACCTTGCTGACCATCGAGCTGAGCGATCGCCGCCTGCCGGAAGTGATCGAGTTCCACCAGCGCCTGCGGGACGTGCTCGGCCATCACCAGACCGAGCAGCGCGAGCTGGCCGAACAGCAGTTCGCGGTGCTGCGCGAACTGGTGCGCAAGCTCGGCTCGCAGGACGGCGAGGACAAGCGCTGGCGCGAGCTGGTGCTGGACGTGCGCCTGCACGTGGAGTTCGTGGGCGTCGAACTGGACGCCGCCACCCGCCAGCAGGTGGAGATCTACCGCAGCGGCGCCGGCAAGTCCGGCGGCCAGCGGCAGAAGCTGGCCACCACCTGCCTGGCCGCGGCGCTGCGCTACCAGCTCGGCGGCGAGGACGGCGAACTGCCACGCTACTGCGCGGTGGTGCTGGACGAAGCCTTCGACAAGGCCGACAACGAGTTCACCGCGCTGGCGATGAACATCTTCGAGAACTTCGGCTTCCAGATGGTGGTGGCCACGCCGTTGAAATCGGTGATGACGCTGGAGCCGTTCATCGGCGGCGCCTGTTTCGTGGAGATCAGCGGCCGCCACGATTCGGGCGTGCTGCTGATCGAGTACGACGAGCAGGCGCGCCGGCTCAAGCTGCCCGAGCGCACGCGCGGCGCGACCGCGGCGGATGCGCCCGCGGCCGTGGCGGAGACGGAGAGGGCGGACGCCGAACAGGCGACATCGGCGCCGCAGCGCCTGCGTGCGCACAGCGCGTCGGTGGTGCGCGCCGCGGCTGCCGATGCGGTGATGTCCGATGCCGCCGTCGCCATGGTCGCCGCCCCGCAGCGCACGCCATCCCAACCGAAGCCCGAGCCTGCGGCCAAGGCCAAGGCCAAGCCGAAAGCCAAGCCGAAAGCCAAGACCAACCCCAAGGCGAACGCCAAGGCCCGCGACAAGGCCAAGACCAACACCAAGGCCTGA
- a CDS encoding MFS transporter → MQPSSASTAGAAPGSLRRSVSNTLKGSAGNLVEWYDVYVYSVFATYFESQFFSKEDANAKLYIWAIFAVTFLMRPIGAWYFGRFADRYGRRLALTVSVSVMAACSFVIAVTPTVASIGAAAAVVLVLARLLQGFATGGEYGTSATYMSEAAIPGRRGFLSSFHYVTLVGGHVLAQAVLLVMLHFFDKGQVSEWGWRVAFGLGGVGALVVFWLRRTMDESLTAEQIAAAKQGGAKASGSLHELFVHQWRPLLLCFLVTAGGTVAFYTYSVTGPKMIQTAFAGGDVMAGTVINLVALTVLMLMQPVGGWLSDIVGRKTLLVFFGIGGVLYTWFLVMELPKQSDWLAAFAILTGGFVILTGYTSINAVVKAELFPTHIRALGVGLGYALANSAFGGTAPLLYQASLKTGHVSTFAWYATAVIAVSLVVYVFFLTNKGSNWLDHEGEMHARRR, encoded by the coding sequence ATGCAGCCTTCCTCTGCCTCCACCGCCGGCGCCGCGCCTGGCAGCCTCCGCCGCTCGGTGTCCAACACGCTCAAGGGCTCGGCCGGCAACCTGGTCGAGTGGTACGACGTCTACGTCTACTCGGTGTTCGCCACCTATTTCGAGTCGCAGTTCTTCTCCAAGGAAGACGCGAACGCCAAGCTCTACATCTGGGCGATCTTCGCGGTGACCTTCCTGATGCGGCCGATCGGCGCCTGGTACTTCGGCCGCTTCGCCGACCGCTACGGCCGCCGCCTGGCGCTGACGGTGTCGGTCTCGGTGATGGCGGCCTGCTCGTTCGTGATCGCGGTGACGCCGACCGTGGCCAGCATCGGCGCCGCCGCGGCGGTGGTGCTGGTGCTGGCGCGGCTGCTGCAGGGCTTCGCCACCGGCGGCGAATACGGCACCAGCGCCACCTACATGTCCGAGGCGGCGATCCCCGGGCGGCGCGGCTTCCTGTCCTCGTTCCACTACGTCACCCTGGTCGGCGGCCACGTGCTGGCGCAGGCGGTGCTGCTGGTGATGCTGCACTTCTTCGACAAGGGCCAGGTCTCCGAATGGGGCTGGCGCGTGGCCTTCGGCCTGGGCGGCGTCGGCGCGCTGGTGGTGTTCTGGCTGCGGCGCACGATGGACGAATCGCTGACCGCCGAGCAGATCGCCGCGGCCAAGCAGGGCGGGGCCAAGGCCTCCGGCTCGCTGCACGAACTGTTCGTGCACCAGTGGCGCCCGCTGCTGCTGTGCTTCCTGGTCACCGCCGGCGGCACCGTGGCCTTCTACACCTATTCGGTGACCGGGCCGAAGATGATCCAGACCGCGTTCGCCGGTGGCGACGTGATGGCCGGCACCGTGATCAACCTGGTCGCGCTGACCGTGCTGATGCTGATGCAGCCGGTCGGCGGCTGGCTGTCGGACATCGTCGGGCGCAAGACGCTGCTGGTGTTCTTCGGCATCGGCGGCGTGCTCTACACCTGGTTCCTGGTGATGGAACTGCCCAAGCAGAGCGACTGGCTGGCCGCGTTCGCGATCCTGACCGGCGGCTTCGTGATCCTCACCGGCTACACCTCGATCAACGCGGTGGTGAAGGCCGAACTGTTCCCGACCCACATCCGCGCCCTGGGCGTGGGCCTGGGCTACGCGCTGGCCAACTCGGCCTTCGGCGGCACCGCGCCGCTGCTGTACCAGGCGTCGTTGAAGACCGGCCATGTGAGTACCTTCGCCTGGTACGCCACCGCGGTGATCGCGGTGTCGCTGGTGGTGTACGTGTTCTTCCTGACCAACAAGGGCTCGAACTGGCTGGACCACGAGGGCGAGATGCACGCGCGTCGGCGCTGA
- a CDS encoding DUF4194 domain-containing protein, with protein MNWHDDTLDGDQERVPEAADDAAPEAGTGLFPGDSGRLPVEARRALCQLLSGPSVDAQRHSKLWPALLRSEAPIRSALADLFLELVLDREAGIAFTRQADTGELEAPVLLRSAPLTFIDSVLLLYLRQQLAEADARGVRAVVEEAQLGEALAVYEKNLSTDRAGFLRRVGNAVQKMKDNHILTRLRGEDDRYEASPALKLLFSAEDVAALAQVYRQLREGPGGEDDAETTQDA; from the coding sequence ATGAACTGGCATGACGACACGTTGGATGGCGACCAGGAACGCGTGCCCGAGGCGGCCGACGACGCGGCGCCCGAGGCCGGCACCGGCCTGTTTCCTGGCGACAGCGGGCGCCTGCCGGTGGAGGCGCGACGCGCGCTGTGCCAGTTGCTCAGCGGCCCCAGCGTGGACGCGCAGCGCCACAGCAAGCTGTGGCCGGCGCTGTTGCGCAGCGAGGCGCCGATCCGCAGCGCGCTGGCCGACCTGTTCCTGGAACTGGTGCTGGACCGCGAGGCCGGCATCGCCTTCACCCGCCAGGCCGACACCGGCGAACTGGAAGCGCCGGTGCTGCTGCGCTCGGCGCCGCTGACCTTCATCGATTCGGTGCTGCTGCTGTACCTGCGCCAGCAACTGGCCGAGGCCGACGCGCGCGGCGTGCGCGCGGTGGTGGAGGAAGCGCAGCTCGGCGAGGCGCTGGCGGTGTACGAGAAGAATCTCTCCACCGACCGCGCCGGCTTCCTGCGCCGGGTCGGCAATGCCGTGCAGAAGATGAAGGACAACCACATCCTGACCCGCCTGCGTGGCGAGGACGACCGCTATGAGGCTTCTCCGGCGCTGAAGCTGCTGTTCTCGGCCGAGGACGTGGCCGCGCTGGCGCAGGTCTATCGCCAGTTGCGCGAAGGCCCGGGCGGCGAGGACGACGCCGAGACGACGCAGGACGCCTGA